The following coding sequences lie in one Massilia sp. KIM genomic window:
- a CDS encoding branched-chain amino acid ABC transporter substrate-binding protein, whose amino-acid sequence MPSTLNMAPLALAALLAVHANAAEQVVKIGVSGPLSGANAFAGKDNENGVRLAIEELNAQKLQVGGNTLRFELQSEDDGGDPKQGVTVAQKFADAGVKFVLGPYNSGVAIPASRVYNDNGILMSTVGTNPKITAAGYPTVFRIVASDTQVGASVAAYAVKELKVRNVGVIDDRTAFGQGIAMEFKRQAQAAGMKVAGHEFTTDKASDFAAILTALKAKRVDAVFYGGYAPQAAPMARQMKQLGLNVPLLGGDTLCSPEMAKLGGAAVGENVRCAQAGAIVAKQPGGPAFLAAYKARFKREPDVYAPSFYDQTKFIAQAMKTANSLDAAKVGQAMHSISYQGVVGTYGYDPKGNLKKTTVTVYTFKNGALSPLASY is encoded by the coding sequence ATGCCATCCACATTGAACATGGCGCCGCTGGCGCTGGCGGCGCTGCTCGCCGTCCATGCCAACGCCGCCGAACAGGTCGTCAAGATCGGCGTCAGCGGCCCGCTCTCGGGCGCCAACGCCTTCGCCGGCAAGGACAACGAGAACGGCGTGCGCCTGGCGATCGAGGAACTCAATGCGCAGAAGCTGCAAGTGGGCGGCAACACCCTGCGCTTCGAGCTGCAGTCCGAGGACGACGGGGGCGACCCCAAGCAGGGCGTCACCGTGGCCCAGAAGTTCGCCGACGCCGGCGTCAAGTTCGTGCTCGGGCCCTACAACTCGGGCGTCGCCATCCCCGCCTCGCGCGTCTACAACGACAACGGTATCCTGATGTCGACCGTCGGCACCAATCCCAAGATCACGGCGGCCGGCTATCCGACGGTGTTTCGCATCGTCGCCAGCGACACCCAGGTGGGCGCCTCGGTCGCCGCCTACGCGGTCAAGGAACTGAAGGTCAGGAACGTGGGCGTGATCGACGACCGCACCGCCTTCGGCCAGGGCATCGCGATGGAATTCAAGCGCCAGGCGCAGGCCGCCGGCATGAAGGTCGCGGGCCACGAGTTCACCACCGACAAGGCCAGCGACTTCGCCGCCATCCTCACCGCGCTCAAGGCCAAGCGCGTGGACGCCGTGTTCTACGGCGGCTACGCCCCGCAGGCCGCGCCCATGGCGCGCCAGATGAAGCAGCTCGGCCTGAACGTGCCGCTGCTGGGCGGCGACACCCTGTGCAGCCCCGAGATGGCCAAGCTGGGCGGCGCCGCGGTCGGCGAGAACGTGCGCTGCGCCCAGGCCGGCGCGATCGTGGCCAAGCAGCCGGGCGGGCCCGCCTTCCTGGCCGCCTACAAGGCGCGCTTCAAGCGCGAGCCGGACGTCTACGCGCCTTCGTTCTACGACCAGACCAAGTTCATCGCCCAGGCCATGAAGACCGCCAATTCGCTCGACGCCGCCAAGGTCGGCCAGGCCATGCACAGCATCAGCTACCAGGGGGTGGTGGGCACCTACGGCTACGACCCCAAGGGCAACCTGAAGAAAACCACGGTGACGGTCTACACCTTCAAGAACGGCGCCCTGAGCCCGCTGGCCAGCTACTGA
- a CDS encoding DUF885 family protein: MSKRYTLGALAAATALACAPLAGAHAATPAAAPAAASSAKSERADTQAGKAINKLADEYYDAVARFEPVYASEGGDNRFIDQLGLSVSPKNRERQFALYRGYLKRLQAIPRDKLGSRDQTSYDILKFELDTALRLAAFPEHLLPIDQMVSMPVILANYAGGQGAQPLSTVKDYKAYLNRLSQLPAHIDQSIANMREGIKAGIVHPREPMQSALPQFQQLVAKSAEDSIFYTPVKNLPAAFPAADKRSLTEGYRKTIADKLNPALGRLAAFIEKEYLPATRSTAGWGALPNGAAWYQARVAAMTTTDLTPDQIHEIGLKEVARIQGEYAAIGPKMGYSGPAAGLPRWVSEQPKYKPFTSDQQVIEVFRELDAKVRTKLPALFTLMPKSPLDLRLEPELSRATASDHYTPPAVDGSRPGVFWSVVTDPKQYGSTGMVTLYLHEGQPGHHFHIALVQELGLPNFRKFGGNNAFTEGWALYAETLGKEMGLFDKPEDYFGHLNDEMLRAARLVVDTGMHAKGWSREQGIKYFQETLGYSEPEARAQIERYMVWPGQALGYKIGSLKIMELRQRAQTALGSKFSLPKFHEIVLGEGTLPLAVLEAKVDKWIAGSK, translated from the coding sequence ATGAGCAAACGCTACACCCTCGGCGCGCTGGCCGCCGCCACCGCCCTGGCCTGCGCGCCGCTGGCGGGCGCGCATGCCGCCACCCCTGCCGCCGCCCCTGCTGCCGCCTCGTCGGCCAAGTCCGAACGCGCCGACACCCAGGCGGGCAAGGCGATCAACAAGCTGGCCGACGAATACTACGACGCCGTGGCGCGCTTCGAGCCGGTGTACGCCAGCGAAGGCGGCGACAACCGCTTCATCGACCAGCTCGGCCTGTCGGTCTCGCCCAAGAACCGCGAGCGCCAGTTCGCGCTCTACCGCGGCTACCTCAAGCGCCTGCAGGCGATCCCGCGCGACAAGCTGGGCAGCCGCGACCAGACCAGCTACGACATCCTGAAGTTCGAGCTCGACACCGCGCTGCGCCTGGCCGCCTTCCCCGAGCACCTGCTGCCGATCGACCAGATGGTGAGCATGCCGGTGATCCTGGCCAACTACGCCGGCGGCCAGGGCGCCCAGCCGCTGTCCACGGTCAAGGACTACAAGGCCTACCTGAACCGCCTGTCCCAGCTGCCGGCCCACATCGACCAGTCGATCGCCAACATGCGCGAGGGGATCAAGGCCGGCATCGTGCATCCGCGCGAGCCGATGCAGTCCGCCCTGCCCCAGTTCCAGCAGCTGGTCGCCAAGTCGGCCGAGGACAGCATCTTCTACACCCCAGTCAAGAACCTGCCGGCCGCCTTCCCGGCCGCCGACAAGCGCAGCCTGACGGAGGGCTACCGCAAGACCATCGCCGACAAGCTGAACCCGGCGCTGGGCCGGCTGGCGGCCTTCATCGAGAAGGAATACCTGCCGGCGACCCGCAGCACGGCCGGCTGGGGCGCGCTGCCGAACGGCGCGGCCTGGTATCAGGCGCGGGTGGCGGCGATGACCACCACCGACCTCACGCCGGACCAGATCCACGAGATCGGCCTGAAGGAAGTGGCGCGCATCCAGGGCGAGTACGCCGCCATCGGCCCGAAGATGGGCTACAGCGGCCCGGCCGCCGGCCTGCCGCGCTGGGTGTCGGAGCAGCCGAAGTACAAGCCCTTCACCTCGGACCAGCAGGTGATCGAGGTGTTCCGCGAGCTGGACGCCAAGGTGCGCACCAAGCTGCCGGCCCTGTTCACCCTGATGCCCAAGTCGCCGCTCGACCTGCGCCTGGAGCCCGAGCTGTCGCGCGCCACCGCCTCGGACCACTACACCCCGCCGGCGGTGGACGGTTCGCGTCCGGGCGTGTTCTGGTCGGTGGTGACCGATCCCAAGCAGTACGGCAGCACCGGGATGGTGACGCTCTACCTGCACGAGGGCCAGCCGGGCCACCACTTCCACATCGCGCTGGTGCAGGAACTGGGGCTGCCGAACTTCCGCAAGTTCGGCGGCAACAATGCCTTCACCGAGGGCTGGGCGCTGTATGCCGAGACCCTGGGCAAGGAGATGGGGCTGTTCGACAAGCCGGAAGACTACTTCGGCCACCTGAACGACGAGATGCTGCGCGCCGCGCGCCTGGTGGTGGACACCGGCATGCACGCCAAGGGCTGGAGCCGCGAGCAGGGCATCAAGTACTTCCAGGAGACCCTGGGCTATTCGGAGCCGGAGGCGCGCGCCCAGATCGAGCGCTACATGGTGTGGCCGGGCCAGGCGCTGGGCTACAAGATCGGTTCGCTCAAGATCATGGAACTGCGCCAGCGCGCGCAGACGGCGCTGGGATCGAAGTTCAGCCTGCCGAAGTTCCACGAGATCGTGCTGGGAGAAGGGACCTTGCCGCTGGCGGTGTTGGAGGCGAAGGTCGACAAGTGGATTGCCGGGTCGAAGTGA
- a CDS encoding M14 family zinc carboxypeptidase, with the protein MSNELKTPFEKGNLNQTTTWAECIAWYEDLARRFPNVLRFEKVGVSDAGVPIHAGVVSSDGVFDRETIKRSGRPVFFNNNGIHPGEPEGVDACMALVRDFCLQPERLAALGKTVFLFVPLYNVDGSLNRADTSRVNQDGPEQFGFRGNSRHLDLNRDFVKCDTLTAQVFNQLFTAWDPDVMVDTHTSNGADYSYTMTLIHTQPDKLGGALGEFLRGEMLPALYADMEQRGWPTCPYVNPVKDSPDHGIADFLETARFSTGYAALHHTIGFMPETHMLKPFKDRYASMRALVESALAFTVRHAERIQGLRRAAREEGRKRAEWPVRWKMDEANPDSFRFKGYEAKYKKSVLGEYTRLWYDRSSPWEREIAWYNRFPVDVSVSAPRAYVVPQQWREAIERLQWNGVRMERVEADRMEEVGYYHIVSVASRPNAYEGHMFHEEVVLEKRRGQVLLRAGDYIVPLDQDKARYAVETLEPLAHDSFFRWGFFNSVLEKKEAYSDYVFEDHAEELLRAEPALAEKFAAWKAANPALLANQEAVLDFIFANCERYREPEWRRYPVFMIEK; encoded by the coding sequence ATGTCCAACGAATTGAAGACGCCCTTTGAGAAGGGCAACCTGAACCAGACCACCACCTGGGCCGAGTGCATCGCCTGGTACGAAGACCTCGCGCGCCGCTTCCCGAACGTCCTGCGTTTCGAGAAGGTCGGCGTGTCGGACGCCGGCGTGCCAATCCACGCGGGCGTGGTCAGCAGCGACGGCGTGTTCGACCGCGAGACCATCAAGCGCAGCGGCCGTCCGGTCTTCTTCAACAACAATGGCATCCACCCGGGCGAGCCGGAAGGCGTGGACGCCTGCATGGCCCTGGTGCGCGACTTCTGCCTGCAGCCGGAGCGCCTGGCGGCCCTGGGCAAGACCGTGTTCCTGTTCGTCCCGCTGTACAACGTGGACGGCAGCCTGAATCGCGCCGACACCTCGCGCGTGAACCAGGACGGGCCGGAGCAGTTCGGCTTTCGCGGCAACAGCCGCCACCTCGACCTGAACCGCGACTTCGTCAAGTGCGACACCCTGACGGCCCAGGTGTTCAACCAGCTGTTCACGGCCTGGGACCCGGACGTGATGGTCGACACCCACACCTCCAACGGCGCCGACTACAGTTACACCATGACCCTGATCCACACCCAGCCGGACAAGCTGGGCGGGGCGCTGGGCGAATTCCTGCGCGGCGAGATGCTGCCGGCGCTGTACGCCGACATGGAGCAGCGCGGCTGGCCGACCTGCCCCTACGTCAATCCGGTCAAGGACAGCCCGGACCACGGCATCGCCGATTTCCTCGAGACGGCGCGCTTCTCGACCGGCTACGCGGCCCTGCATCACACCATCGGTTTCATGCCCGAGACCCACATGCTCAAGCCTTTCAAGGACCGCTACGCGTCGATGCGTGCGCTGGTGGAAAGCGCGCTGGCCTTCACGGTGCGGCACGCCGAGCGCATCCAGGGCCTGCGCCGCGCCGCCCGCGAAGAGGGTCGCAAGCGCGCCGAATGGCCGGTACGCTGGAAGATGGACGAGGCCAATCCGGACAGCTTCCGCTTCAAGGGTTACGAAGCCAAGTACAAGAAGAGCGTGCTGGGCGAGTACACCCGCCTGTGGTACGACCGCAGCAGCCCCTGGGAGCGCGAGATCGCCTGGTACAACCGCTTCCCGGTGGACGTGAGCGTGAGCGCCCCGCGCGCCTACGTGGTGCCGCAGCAGTGGCGCGAGGCGATCGAGCGCCTGCAATGGAACGGCGTGCGCATGGAGCGCGTCGAGGCGGACCGCATGGAGGAAGTTGGCTATTACCACATCGTGTCGGTGGCTTCGCGCCCGAACGCCTACGAGGGCCACATGTTCCACGAGGAGGTGGTCCTGGAGAAGCGCCGCGGCCAGGTGCTGCTGCGCGCCGGCGACTACATCGTGCCGCTGGACCAGGACAAGGCCCGCTATGCGGTGGAGACCCTGGAGCCGCTGGCCCACGACAGCTTCTTCCGCTGGGGCTTCTTCAACAGCGTGCTGGAGAAGAAGGAAGCGTATTCGGACTACGTGTTCGAGGACCACGCGGAAGAACTGCTGCGCGCCGAGCCCGCGCTGGCGGAGAAGTTCGCGGCCTGGAAGGCGGCCAATCCGGCGCTGCTGGCCAACCAGGAGGCGGTGCTGGACTTCATCTTCGCGAATTGCGAACGCTATCGCGAGCCGGAGTGGCGGCGGTATCCGGTGTTCATGATCGAGAAGTGA